One window of Plasmodium falciparum 3D7 genome assembly, chromosome: 7 genomic DNA carries:
- a CDS encoding C-Myc-binding protein, putative — MNSQDTKNNEKDDFIIYLEEHNVINTISNILLKLYNQKERPPDAIKFIRDNMCSDEDLPMNELKEENEFLRNENMRLTKSLNELNDTLKKLIEEEKMIASTNVESTQI, encoded by the exons ATGAACTCGCAAGATACAAAGAATAACGAAAAAGACGATTTTATCATATACTTGGAAGAACATAATGTCATAAATACAATAAGcaatattcttttaaaattatataaccaAAAGGAAAGGCCTCCCGATGCAATCAAGTTCATTCGTGATAATATGTGCAGCGACGAAG ATTTGCCCATGAAcgaattaaaagaagaaaatgaatttttgagaaatgaaaatatgagGCTAACGAAATCTCTTAACGAATTAAATGATaccttaaaaaaattaattgaagaagaaaaaatgataGCATCTACAAATGTTGAGAGtacacaaatataa
- a CDS encoding palmitoyltransferase DHHC4, putative produces MKILKRKKTIEGRTNFDNVHNVQIYGENQIHCNGSLVSGPAFLTVVSSFLMIFIPVAIFHIFTSTWLFEKEIYYVSIVNVFFFILTIYTFLRTSFMDPGIIPRQKSVLNLYDVIVEQYRETQPPRQKELLINGNFYKLKYCYTCNIYRGIRTVHCSICDNCVEKFDHHCPWVGNCIGARNYKYFVYFVFNLYVLICITLSASIYKLVVCINILSKEGYNTENIFIHIWRFAPDSIILIIYTILTLWFVVGLLCYHIYTIVTNQTTYEQIKTFYQNDNPFNIGVLNNIKEILFTKTRPSYINFVNPKLQIIDENSYHNILLLSDKGVSICEGEGNDMDDNNSLYNHSNEINYKKKTFKKPLKLIDTHDFLTSKNLHLKLFDNKIKNKSYNMKKNKIKINKKKHHNEKKQYNEKKQYNEKKQFNEKKKFNEKKHPNEKKHLNEKFDSPKFNNTSNKAIGKSTHYLKIDKNFRYSKIKLPKVKKGSDSENVTCDIEETNQVPVKKVIHLNENLGLPMFMKDLSSSMSRSGSINRSTSRSKRIGEKDYMAKEQSKCNIHSKNSLYDIDNHDNNKDKHHVYNNIYHDNYYNYLMCNCNNSTFTTKTNEQSIDMNNESLGSYIMENEINHDLCDFRVHDLMGIHQKRMKDNNYIIVIKNWKEENENYKNKIKKSNNNNSDSDDNNKRDNHNNENNNNEYNNEYNNKCNNYDNNNNNNNYCCNNNNNNCCNNNHYLNENAENEFKKDNIQKTNHSGNIHQSKNIMTYGYNKIKYFNKIKHSFFYNKKGFSFIQNFKNKKETYYVVKYSNERDEQINEEAKLKKNIKGKVTNDETLKGKEIKDDQREIYYYDENKYINDKNKYINDENKYINDENKYINDENKYINDENKYINDENKYINYEEKYHNDEEKYHNDKNKYINDKNKYINDKNKYHNDNDCYCENVHKLKYLNQLLYNGNKNEMKKYKHNNIYCKNIFSKNFFCECMDECCCNDGYETELKKKNIYNKSSFSDNTSVDTQIMNVKKKKKNKYKEKIKKIKEHYNDDAHHHHDDNVKGLENDSSKKNKKEKPTNKLPDTGNNKELNEHVQIIPNDEYIQYIKYIDDMKKKESFLSQPNDVIINIYTNKYDERKKKKKIKFILNMSRKKKKKKLSSNNNIYHNSFNNNLLKKKEERRKRKYKKLYRISQLLKRRKKKWEFYNPSKLYYLDSRKIYKCKYKNHLLRQKIKLLSKSNENIHLCYNNKDYLSYEKYNLSNYILNNKDDIHIFNKKLKYLSKYDKMKLINYLIYKHKQHKMRSDLKKKSTASKIFYFFTSFALIINCIHIPPNNDND; encoded by the exons atgaaaatattaaaaaggaagaaaacgATAGAAGGAAGAACAAATTTTGATAACGTTCATAATGTACAAATATATGGAGAAAACCAAATACATTGTAATGGGTCCTTGGTATCAGG acCCGCCTTTTTAACAGTGGTATCATCCTTTCTTATGATATTCATCCCTGTAGCtatttttcatatctttACATCAacg TGGTTatttgaaaaagaaatatattatgtttctATTGTCaacgtatttttttttatcctaactatatacacatttttgAGAACAAGTTTTATGGATCCTGGTATAATACCAAGACAA AAATCTGTCTTGAATTTGTACGACGTAATTGTGGAACAGTATAGAGAGACACAGCCCCCAAGACAAAaggaattattaataaacgggaatttttataagttaaaatattgttatacatgtaatatatatagaggTATAAGGACTGTTCATTGTTCCATTTGTGATAATTGTGTTGAAAAATTTGATCACCATTGCCCATG GGTTGGGAATTGCATTGGTGCACGAAATTACAAATATTTCGTTTATTTCGTTTTTAATTTGTATGTTTTGATATGCATTACATTAAGTGCAAGCATTTATAAATTAGTTGTGTGTATAAATATCCTATCAAAGGAAGGATATAATAcggaaaatatttttatacacaTATGGAGATTTGCTCCTGAtagtataatattaattatatataccattTTAACATTATGGTTTGTTGTAGGTTTATTatgttatcatatttataccATCGTCACAAATCAAACAACATATGAACAGATAAAAACGTTTTATCAAAATGATAATCCATTCAATATAGGggtattaaataatataaaagaaatattatttaccAAAACTAGACCATCctatataaattttgtgAACCCAAAATTACAAATTATTGATGAAAATTcgtatcataatattttattattaagtgATAAAGGTGTTTCTATATGTGAAGGAGAAGGTAATGATatggatgataataattcattatataatcatagtaatgaaataaattataaaaagaaaacttTTAAGAAACCATTAAAATTAATTGATACCCATGATTTTCTTACATCAAAGAATCttcatttaaaattatttgataataaaattaaaaataaatcttataatatgaaaaaaaataaaattaaaattaataaaaaaaaacaccataatgaaaaaaaacaatataatgaaaaaaaacaatataatgaaaaaaaacaatttaatgaaaaaaaaaaatttaatgaaaaaaaacaccctaatgaaaaaaaacacCTTAATGAAAAATTTGATAGTCccaaatttaataatacatcTAATAAAGCAATAGGCAAATCAACTCATTATCTTAAGATAGATAAAAATTTTAGATActcaaaaattaaattaccAAAAGTAAAAAAGGGTAGTGATAGTGAAAATGTAACATGTGATATTGAGGAAACAAATCAGGTACCTGTAAAGAAGGTTATTCATTTGAATGAAAATTTAGGATTACCCATGTTTATGAAGGATCTAAGTAGTAGTATGAGTAGAAGTGGAAGCATAAATAGAAGTACAAGTAGAAGTAAACGTATAGGGGAAAAAGATTATATGGCTAAAGAACAAAGTAAGTGTAATATCCATAGCAAGAATAGCTTATATGATATAGATaatcatgataataataaggataaacatcatgtttataataatatttaccaTGATAATTACTATAATTACCTTATGTGTAATTGTAATAACTCTACGTTTACTACCAAAACAAATGAACAATCTATagatatgaataatgaaAGCTTAGGGAGCTATATAATGGAAAACGAAATAAATCACGATCTCTGTGATTTTAGGGTTCACGATCTTATGGGAATTCATCAAAAACGAATgaaagataataattatattattgttataaaaaattggAAAGAAGagaatgaaaattataaaaataaaattaaaaaaagtaataacaacaatagtGATAGTGACGATAATAATAAGAGggataatcataataatgaaaataataacaacgaatataataatgaatataataataaatgtaataattatgataataataacaataataataattattgttgtaataataataataataattgttgtaataataatcattatcTTAATGAGAATGCTGaaaatgaatttaaaaaagataatatacaaaaaacaAACCATTCTGGTAATATTCACCAAagcaaaaatattatgacctatggttataataaaataaaatattttaataaaattaaacactcatttttttataataaaaaagggtTTTCCTTTAttcaaaattttaaaaataaaaaggagaCATATTATGTTGTCAAGTATTCAAATGAAAGGGATGAACAAATCAATGAAGAagcaaaattaaaaaaaaatataaagggTAAAGTGACAAACGATGAAACgttaaaaggaaaagaaataaaagatgatcaaagagaaatatattattatgatgaaaataaatatataaatgataaaaataaatatataaatgatgaaaataaatatataaatgatgaaaataaatatataaatgatgaaaataaatatataaatgatgaaaataaatatataaatgatgaaaataaatatataaattatgaagaaaaatatcataatgatgaagaaaaatatcataatgataaaaataaatatataaatgataaaaataaatatataaatgataaaaataaatatcataatgataatgattgTTATTGTGAAAATGttcataaattaaaatatctaAATCAATTACTATACAatggaaataaaaatgaaatgaaaaaatataaacataataatatatattgtaaaaacatttttagtaaaaattttttttgtgaatgTATGGATGAATGTTGTTGTAACGATGGTTATGAAactgaattaaaaaaaaaaaacatttataataaGTCGTCATTTAGTGATAATACTAGTGTGGATACTCAAATTATGAAcgtaaaaaagaaaaagaaaaataaatataaggagaaaataaaaaaaataaaggagcattataatgatgatgctCATCATCATCATGATGATAATGTTAAGGGATTGGAAAATGATagtagtaaaaaaaataaaaaagaaaaaccaACAAATAAACTTCCTGATACAGGGAACAATAAAGAACTTAATGAACATGTTCAAATTATTCCTAATGATGAATATAtccaatatattaaatatattgatgatatgaaaaagaaagaaagttTTTTGTCACAGCCTAATGATgttatcattaatatatatacgaaTAAATACGatgaaaggaaaaagaaaaaaaaaataaagtttattttaaatatgagtagaaaaaaaaaaaaaaaaaaattatcaagCAATAATAACATTTACCATAAtagttttaataataatttgttaaaaaaaaaagaagaaagaaggaaacgaaaatataaaaaacttTATAGAATTTCACAACTactaaaaagaagaaaaaagaaatgggAATTTTATAACCCTAGTAAATTATACTATTTGGATAGTAGAAAAAtctataaatgtaaatataaaaatcatttattaagacaaaaaataaaattattatctaaatcaaatgaaaatatacatttgtgTTATAATAACAAAGATTACTTatcttatgaaaaatataatcttAGTAATTATATCCTAAACAATAAAGatgatattcatatatttaataaaaaattgaaatatcTATccaaatatgataaaatgaaGTTAAtcaattatttaatttataaacataaacaacATAAAATGCGTTcagatttaaaaaagaaaagcaCAGCAtccaaaattttttatttctttacaTCATTTGCTCTAATAATTAATTGTATACATATACCAcctaataatgataatgactga
- a CDS encoding 4-nitrophenylphosphatase, translating into MALIYSSDKKDDDIINVEKKYESFLKEWNLNKMINSKDLCLEFDVFFFDCDGVLWHGNELIEGSIEVINYLLREGKKVYFITNNSTKSRASFLEKFHKLGFTNVKREHIICTAYAVTKYLYDKEEYRLRKKKIYVIGEKGICDELDASNLDWLGGSNDNDKKIILKDDLEIIVDKNIGAVVVGIDFNINYYKIQYAQLCINELNAEFIATNKDATGNFTSKQKWAGTGAIVSSIEAVSLKKPIVVGKPNVYMIENVLKDLNIHHSKVVMIGDRLETDIHFAKNCNIKSILVSTGVTNANIYLNHNSLNIHPDYFMKSISELL; encoded by the coding sequence ATGGCTTTAATTTATTCGAGTGATAAAAAAGATGATGATATTATTAACGtagaaaagaaatatgaGAGTTTCTTGAAGGAATGGAATTTAAATAAGATGATAAATAGTAAAGACTTATGTTTAGAATttgatgtttttttttttgattgtGATGGAGTTTTATGGCATGGAAATGAATTAATAGAAGGTTCTATTGaagtaataaattatttattgagAGAAGGgaaaaaagtatattttattacgaATAATTCTACAAAATCACGAGCTAGCTTTTTAGAAAAATTTCATAAGTTAGGTTTTACAAATGTAAAAAGAgaacatattatatgtacagCATATGCTgttacaaaatatttatacgataaagaagaatatagattaagaaaaaaaaaaatttatgttaTTGGAGAAAAAGGAATATGTGATGAATTAGATGCATCTAATCTTGATTGGTTAGGAGGTtctaatgataatgataaaaaaattattttaaaagatgaTTTAGAAATTATtgtagataaaaatataggaGCAGTAGTTGTAGGTATAGactttaatattaattattataaaattcaaTATGCTCAATTATGTATTAACGAATTAAATGCTGAATTTATAGCTACTAATAAAGATGCTACAGGTAATTTTACATCTAAACAAAAATGGGCAGGTACCGGTGCCATTGTATCAAGTATTGAAGCTGTGTCTTTAAAAAAACCAATAGTTGTAGGTAAACCTAACGTATATATGATagaaaatgttttaaaagaTTTGAATATTCATCATTCCAAAGTTGTTATGATTGGAGATAGATTAGAAACAGATATACATTTTGcaaaaaattgtaatattAAATCAATATTAGTTTCAACAGGAGTAACAAATGCAAATATTTACTTGAACCATAATAGTCTTAACATTCACCCTGattattttatgaaatcCATATcggaattattataa
- a CDS encoding calmodulin, putative → MEYAGEEFQLTEYQIKKTIKAFNYLDKKKKGLLKFDLLGSLLRCSGYNLSLKEVEKIKEKIIENKTLYRKKDEQDEQVENEKRQDYENVKRKQEENSSLDNLDNNEKEIRQIKEQNNNYNNEDDNNNISKLLSNLKNYDNFMELEKQKELLRKQEEENKNIFTIKEFFRIIQIPDIINEAKPINVLNAFEIFDEKGNGTISIKRLRFILQYLGEPLTNVEFDEFFEWIKTLDKVYKTDYIIYEDLINELINKDSNI, encoded by the exons ATGGAATATGCAGGTGAAGAATTTCAATTAACAgaatatcaaataaaaaaaaccatAAAGGcttttaattatttagataaaaaaaaaaaaggattattaaaatttga TTTATTAGGGTCCTTATTACGATGTAGTGGTTATAACTTATCGTTGAAAGAagttgaaaaaataaaagagaagataatagaaaataaaactttatatagaaaaaaagatGAACAAGATGAACAagtagaaaatgaaaaaagacaAGATTATGAAAATGTAAAACGTAAGCAGGAAGAAAATTCTTCTCTCGATAATttagataataatgaaaaagaaatacgtcagataaaagaacaaaataataattataataatgaggatgataataataatatatcaaaattattGAGTAATTTAAAGAATTACGATAATTTTATGGAattagaaaaacaaaaagaactATTAAGAAaacaagaagaagaaaataaaaatatatttactattAAAGAATTTTTTCGAATCATACAAATACCAGATATTATTAACGAAGCAAAACCTATCAATGTATTGAATGCTTTTGAAATATTTGACGAAAAAGGAAATGGAACTATATCTATAAAAAGGTTAAGATTTATTTTGCAGTATTTAGGTGAGCCTTTAACAAATGTAGAATTTGATGAATTCTTCGAGTGGATTAAAacg CTTGATAAAGTTTATAAGAcagattatataatttatgaagatttaataaatgagttaataaataaagattccaatatataa
- a CDS encoding transcription elongation factor s-II, putative — MSEIENKNVEKIQNIQELLKDKELLLSSMEEEQNIDEDIIKEVITNLNLLKDVEINKDILRITKIGITVNKLTKINNELVQNLSKDLVEKWKNIAKMEKLSSLKNYEMMKKRKSEKIEMANDKINNDNNNDNNNDNNNDNNNNDNNNNNNNNNNNSDNNFSSNNNNLCEGEVEFKKARLNENGLHKCSSSESSNVPDYNIIKDNFNKIKKNDIKIVNEWNYDGKFHNDMHRDKAKQFLFKAFVVGSSDNLLYFIEKKKLNDIIYNIECELYKVYMEKRSSQKEYNMQLKSIKFNLSDKKNPNFNEKVYSEFISSKALATMNSQDMASDEKKNERKKCLQESLLACQSDWDVKNILLKKSRKGEFQCFKCKGYDTIYHQLQTRSSDEPMTTFVTCLKCNNRWKF, encoded by the coding sequence atGAGTGAAAtcgaaaataaaaatgtggaaaaaattcaaaacaTTCAAGAATTATTAAAGGATAAAGAACTATTACTATCAAGTATGGAGGAGGAACAAAATATAGATGAAGATATTATAAAGGAGGTGATAacaaatttaaatttattaaaagatgttgaaataaataaagatattttaAGAATAACAAAAATTGGTATAACTGTTAATAAGCTTaccaaaataaataatgaactTGTGCAAAATCTATCAAAGGATCTTGTTGAAAAGTGGAAGAATATTGCTAAGATGGAAAAATTGTCTTCTCtcaaaaattatgaaatgatgaaaaaaaggaaatcggaaaaaatagaaatggCAAATGATAagataaataatgataataataatgataataataatgataataataatgataataataataatgataataataataataataataataataataataatagtgacAACAATtttagtagtaataataataatttgtgtGAAGGAGAAGTAGAGTTTAAAAAAGCTAGATTGAATGAAAATGGTTTACATAAATGTAGCTCATCAGAAAGTAGTAATGTACctgattataatataataaaagataattttaataaaataaaaaaaaacgatATAAAAATAGTGAATGAATGGAACTATGATGGAAAATTTCATAACGATATGCATAGAGATAAAGCTaaacaatttttatttaaagctTTTGTTGTTGGTTCTTctgataatttattatattttattgaaaaaaaaaaattgaatgatataatttataatatcgaATGTGAACtatataaagtatatatggaaaaaagAAGCTcacaaaaagaatataatatgcaATTAAAAtctataaaatttaatttaagtgataaaaaaaatccaaattttaatgaaaaagTTTATTCAgaatttatttcttctaaAGCCTTAGCTACTATGAACTCTCAAGATATGGCTagtgatgaaaaaaaaaacgaaagaaaaaaatgctTACAAGAAAGTTTATTAGCTTGTCAATCTGATTGggatgtaaaaaatatactctTAAAAAAATCGAGAAAAGGAGAATTCCAATGTTTTAAATGTAAGGGTTATGATACTATTTATCATCAATTACAAACAAGAAGTAGTGACGAACCTATGACAACCTTTGTTACATGTTTGAAGTGTAATAATAGATGGAAATtttaa